One stretch of Variovorax sp. 54 DNA includes these proteins:
- a CDS encoding tartrate dehydrogenase produces MQQKQKHRIAVIPGDGIGVEVMPEGLRVLDAVGRRFGIDFAYDHFDWGSDHYVRTGLMMPADWADKIQGHDAIYFGAVGDPAKVPDHIAVWGLLIKIRRDFDQYVNLRPVRLMPGVPGPLAHRKPGDIDFLVVRENTEGEYTSVGGRLFEGTPREMAIQEAVFTRVGVDRIIDYAFQLANRRKRKNLVAATKSNGISITMPYWDERLAEIATRYPDVATSKYHIDILCAHFVQHPDWFDVVVASNLFGDILSDLGPACTGTIGIAPSANLNPERKFPSLFEPVHGSAPDIAGKGIANPIGQIWSAALMLDHLGDNDPVYAQASAAVISAIETVLSEGPRTRDMGGTATTVDVGRAIAECIASA; encoded by the coding sequence ATGCAGCAGAAGCAAAAGCACAGGATTGCCGTCATTCCCGGAGACGGCATCGGCGTCGAAGTCATGCCCGAGGGCCTTCGGGTGCTCGACGCGGTCGGTCGGCGCTTCGGCATCGATTTCGCGTACGACCATTTCGACTGGGGTTCCGACCACTATGTGCGCACCGGCCTGATGATGCCGGCCGACTGGGCCGACAAGATCCAGGGCCACGACGCCATCTACTTCGGCGCCGTGGGCGACCCCGCCAAGGTGCCCGACCACATCGCCGTGTGGGGCCTGCTCATCAAGATCCGCCGCGACTTCGACCAGTACGTCAACCTGCGCCCCGTGCGCCTGATGCCCGGCGTGCCCGGCCCGCTGGCGCACCGCAAGCCCGGCGACATCGACTTCCTCGTCGTGCGCGAGAACACCGAAGGCGAATACACCTCGGTGGGCGGGCGCCTGTTCGAAGGCACGCCGCGCGAAATGGCGATCCAGGAAGCCGTGTTCACCCGCGTGGGCGTCGACCGCATCATCGATTACGCGTTCCAGCTGGCCAACCGCCGCAAGCGCAAGAACCTGGTGGCCGCCACCAAGTCGAACGGCATCTCCATCACCATGCCCTACTGGGACGAGCGCCTGGCCGAGATCGCCACGCGCTACCCCGACGTGGCCACGAGCAAGTACCACATCGATATTTTGTGCGCGCACTTCGTGCAGCACCCCGACTGGTTCGACGTGGTCGTGGCCTCCAACCTGTTCGGCGACATCCTCTCCGACCTGGGCCCGGCCTGCACCGGCACCATCGGCATCGCGCCCTCCGCCAACCTGAACCCCGAACGCAAGTTCCCCTCGCTGTTCGAACCCGTGCACGGCTCGGCGCCCGACATCGCAGGCAAGGGCATCGCCAACCCCATCGGCCAGATCTGGTCGGCCGCACTGATGCTCGACCACCTGGGCGACAACGACCCCGTGTACGCACAGGCCTCGGCCGCCGTGATCTCGGCGATCGAGACCGTGCTGAGCGAAGGTCCGCGCACGCGCGACATGGGCGGCACCGCCACCACGGTGGACGTGGGGCGTGCGATTGCCGAGTGCATCGCTTCGGCATGA
- a CDS encoding TetR family transcriptional regulator C-terminal domain-containing protein gives MLELLRRHMEAEALQLFKAMGDERQEPEQMLAELEAWASTLNHDADWCMLSIELQLHANRSQSFAQEYKKVWDRHRSEIGGVIGQLFDKLGRTLPAAPEELAAAFMALSHGLALQRMSTRPDPSGRLIMVFLRGLIASAERLKEVVVPTDDPAARAPKKRPAKAKPKR, from the coding sequence TTGCTGGAGCTGCTGCGCCGGCACATGGAAGCGGAAGCGCTGCAGCTTTTCAAGGCCATGGGCGACGAGCGGCAAGAGCCCGAGCAGATGCTTGCAGAGCTGGAAGCCTGGGCTTCCACACTCAATCACGATGCCGACTGGTGCATGCTGTCCATCGAGCTTCAGCTGCATGCCAACCGCAGTCAAAGCTTCGCGCAGGAATACAAGAAGGTGTGGGACCGGCACCGGTCCGAAATCGGCGGCGTGATCGGTCAGTTGTTCGACAAGCTCGGGCGCACGCTGCCCGCCGCACCGGAAGAATTGGCCGCAGCCTTCATGGCCCTGTCGCACGGGCTGGCATTGCAGCGCATGAGCACGCGCCCCGATCCCTCGGGGCGGCTGATCATGGTGTTCCTGCGCGGACTGATTGCAAGTGCGGAACGCCTGAAAGAGGTCGTCGTCCCAACGGATGACCCCGCTGCGCGCGCCCCCAAGAAGCGCCCGGCGAAAGCCAAGCCCAAGCGCTGA
- a CDS encoding nucleobase:cation symporter-2 family protein produces MTADSLSSNVHPVDQRLPSGKLAALGLQHVLVMYAGAVAVPLIVGRALKLSPDEVALLISADLFCCGIATLIQALGATQWFGIKLPVMMGVTFASVAPMVAIANANPGQNGAQLLFGAIIGAGVISILIAPLVSRMLRFFPPVVTGTIIAVIGISLMRVGINWIFGNPVGPTAPALVDPVYAKWLAEVTSPGSSIPAVPKGFAIMPTVPNPKYADLSGFGVAALVLVSILLIVKYAKGFIANISVLLGIVIGAVVASITGLMTYEKVGKAAWVDIVLPFHFGMPLFDPILILTMTLIMIVVMIESTGMFLALGEMTDRKISQKDLAKGLRTDGLGTLIGGIFNTFPYTSFSQNVGLVAVTGIKSRYVCVAGGVILIVLGMLPKMAALIESLPTVVLGGAGLVMFGMVAATGIRILSGVDFKTNRHNAMIVAVAIGVGMIPLIAPNFKQWMPHAIHSLIESGILLASITAVLLNLFLNGAKHDEEAVIAAAKHADAH; encoded by the coding sequence ATGACGGCAGATTCCCTTTCCAGCAATGTCCATCCCGTGGACCAGCGCCTGCCTTCTGGCAAGCTCGCGGCCCTCGGCCTGCAGCACGTGCTCGTGATGTACGCAGGCGCCGTCGCGGTGCCGCTCATCGTGGGCCGTGCGCTCAAGCTCTCGCCCGACGAGGTCGCGCTGCTGATCTCGGCCGACCTGTTCTGCTGCGGCATCGCCACGCTGATCCAGGCGCTGGGCGCCACGCAGTGGTTCGGCATCAAGCTGCCCGTGATGATGGGCGTGACCTTCGCCTCGGTGGCGCCCATGGTCGCCATCGCCAACGCCAACCCCGGGCAGAACGGGGCGCAGCTGCTGTTCGGCGCCATCATCGGCGCGGGGGTCATATCGATACTGATCGCACCGCTGGTGAGCCGCATGCTGCGGTTCTTTCCCCCGGTGGTGACGGGCACGATCATCGCGGTCATCGGCATCAGCCTGATGCGCGTGGGCATCAACTGGATCTTCGGCAATCCCGTGGGCCCGACGGCGCCCGCGCTGGTCGACCCGGTGTACGCCAAGTGGCTGGCCGAGGTCACCTCGCCGGGCAGCTCGATCCCCGCGGTGCCCAAGGGCTTCGCGATCATGCCCACCGTGCCCAACCCCAAGTACGCCGATCTGTCGGGCTTCGGCGTGGCCGCGCTGGTGCTGGTGTCGATCCTCTTGATCGTGAAGTACGCCAAGGGCTTCATCGCCAACATCTCGGTGCTGCTGGGCATCGTGATCGGCGCGGTGGTGGCGTCGATCACCGGCCTCATGACCTACGAGAAGGTCGGCAAGGCCGCCTGGGTCGACATCGTGCTGCCCTTCCACTTCGGCATGCCGCTGTTCGACCCCATCCTGATCCTCACGATGACGCTCATCATGATCGTCGTGATGATCGAATCGACCGGCATGTTCCTCGCGCTCGGCGAAATGACCGACCGCAAGATCAGCCAGAAAGATTTGGCCAAGGGCCTGCGCACCGACGGCCTGGGCACGCTCATCGGCGGCATCTTCAACACCTTTCCGTACACCAGCTTCTCGCAGAACGTCGGCCTCGTGGCCGTCACCGGCATCAAGAGCCGGTACGTCTGCGTGGCCGGCGGCGTGATCCTGATCGTGCTGGGCATGCTGCCCAAGATGGCCGCGCTGATCGAGTCGCTGCCCACCGTGGTGCTCGGCGGCGCCGGCCTCGTGATGTTCGGCATGGTGGCCGCCACCGGCATCCGCATCCTCTCGGGCGTGGACTTCAAGACCAACCGCCACAACGCCATGATCGTCGCCGTGGCCATCGGCGTCGGCATGATTCCGCTGATCGCCCCCAACTTCAAGCAATGGATGCCGCATGCCATCCACTCGCTGATCGAGTCGGGCATTCTGCTGGCGTCGATTACCGCCGTGCTGCTGAACCTGTTCCTCAACGGTGCGAAGCACGACGAAGAGGCGGTGATCGCGGCGGCCAAGCACGCCGACGCGCACTGA
- a CDS encoding SDR family oxidoreductase: MEKSKALRTAFVTGATGLLGNNLVRELVARGVFVKALVRSKAKGQQQFAGMKGVELVQGDMANVGAFSSTLQGCDVVFHTAAFFRDNFKGGSHWAELKRINVDGTRQLIERAYGAGIRRFVQTSSIAVLNGEPGVPMDETCLRDLADASDDYYRSKIMADQVVLAFLGTHPDMHASFVLPGWMWGPADIGPTSSGQFVNDVVLGKLPGLVPGSFSVVDARDVAQAQISAAEHGQRGERYLAAGRHMTMQELVPLVGKIAGIRTPTRNLPFPLLYLLAAVQELYARATGKPILLSLATVRLMRKEAGRSHFNHTKSEQKLQLKFRPVEQTVADTLAWYRGNGWLPGVPTRTES, from the coding sequence ATGGAAAAATCCAAGGCCTTGAGAACCGCGTTCGTCACCGGCGCGACCGGCCTTCTCGGCAACAACCTCGTGCGCGAACTCGTCGCGCGCGGCGTCTTCGTCAAGGCCCTTGTTCGCTCGAAGGCCAAGGGCCAGCAGCAGTTTGCGGGGATGAAGGGCGTCGAGCTGGTGCAGGGCGACATGGCCAATGTGGGCGCGTTCTCCAGCACGCTGCAAGGATGCGACGTGGTGTTCCACACCGCCGCGTTCTTCCGGGACAACTTCAAGGGAGGCAGCCACTGGGCAGAGCTCAAGCGCATCAACGTGGACGGCACCCGGCAGCTCATCGAACGGGCTTACGGTGCCGGCATCCGGCGCTTCGTGCAGACCTCGTCCATCGCGGTGCTGAACGGCGAGCCGGGTGTGCCCATGGACGAGACCTGCCTGCGCGACCTGGCGGATGCCAGTGACGACTACTACCGAAGCAAGATCATGGCCGACCAGGTCGTGCTCGCCTTTCTGGGCACGCACCCGGACATGCATGCGAGTTTTGTCCTGCCCGGATGGATGTGGGGACCGGCCGACATCGGTCCCACCTCGTCAGGACAGTTCGTCAACGATGTGGTGCTCGGAAAACTGCCCGGGCTGGTGCCCGGCAGCTTTTCCGTGGTCGATGCCCGCGACGTGGCACAGGCGCAAATTTCGGCCGCGGAACACGGCCAGCGCGGCGAGCGCTATCTGGCAGCCGGTCGCCACATGACGATGCAGGAATTGGTGCCCTTGGTGGGAAAGATCGCGGGCATCCGCACGCCGACACGCAACCTGCCCTTTCCGCTCCTGTACCTGCTGGCAGCCGTGCAGGAACTCTATGCGCGGGCCACCGGCAAGCCCATCTTGCTCAGCCTGGCCACCGTGCGGCTCATGCGCAAAGAGGCGGGACGCAGCCACTTCAATCACACGAAGAGCGAGCAGAAGCTTCAGCTGAAGTTTCGCCCGGTCGAGCAAACCGTGGCCGACACGCTCGCCTGGTACCGCGGCAATGGCTGGCTGCCCGGTGTGCCGACCCGAACCGAATCCTGA
- a CDS encoding aldo/keto reductase — MRTLSLPTGGEMPVLGLGTWRMGEDATRHAAEVAAVREAIGLGYRLIDTAEMYGEGGAETVVGQAVAEALRAGDVRRDELFVVSKVYPHNASRRGTGQACERSLARLGLERIDLYLLHWRGNHPLAHTVEAMHELVAAGRIAHWGVSNFDTDDMQELAQVVGTGPACAANQVYLSLGERGPEFDLLPWQRERGMPLMAYSPIDQGALAGDEALGALAAELGVSAAQLALAAVIARPGVAAIPKAVRSAHLKENRAAAELQLDATTLAALDRIYPVPKRKTPLAMI; from the coding sequence ATGCGAACACTTTCACTCCCCACCGGCGGCGAGATGCCGGTTCTTGGTCTCGGCACCTGGCGCATGGGCGAAGACGCCACCCGCCACGCGGCCGAGGTGGCGGCGGTGCGCGAGGCCATCGGCCTGGGCTACCGCCTCATCGACACGGCCGAGATGTACGGCGAGGGCGGCGCTGAAACGGTGGTCGGCCAGGCCGTGGCCGAAGCGCTGCGTGCGGGCGACGTGCGGCGCGACGAGCTCTTCGTCGTCAGCAAGGTCTACCCGCACAACGCCAGCCGCCGCGGCACGGGGCAGGCCTGCGAACGCAGCCTGGCGCGGCTGGGGCTGGAGCGCATCGACCTGTACCTGCTGCACTGGCGCGGCAACCACCCGCTGGCGCACACGGTCGAGGCCATGCACGAACTGGTGGCGGCAGGCCGCATCGCGCACTGGGGCGTGAGCAACTTCGACACCGACGACATGCAGGAACTGGCGCAGGTCGTCGGCACCGGCCCGGCCTGCGCGGCCAACCAGGTGTACCTGTCGCTCGGCGAGCGCGGCCCCGAGTTCGACCTGCTGCCCTGGCAGCGCGAACGCGGCATGCCGCTCATGGCCTACAGCCCGATCGACCAGGGCGCATTGGCGGGCGACGAGGCGCTGGGCGCGCTGGCGGCGGAGCTCGGCGTGAGCGCCGCGCAACTGGCGCTGGCCGCGGTCATCGCGCGGCCGGGCGTGGCGGCGATTCCGAAGGCGGTGCGCAGCGCCCACCTGAAAGAAAACAGGGCCGCCGCCGAGCTGCAGCTCGATGCGACGACCCTGGCGGCGCTGGACCGGATCTATCCGGTGCCGAAGCGCAAGACGCCGTTGGCGATGATCTAG
- a CDS encoding GntR family transcriptional regulator, whose product MPRASSKPSASSAAPVAAPAENGAAPADKNSSIESIANDIATAIVEKRLPPGTWLREEALGRVYSVSRTKVRAALLMLSKDKLIEMIPDKGAFVCQPTVDEAREVFAVRRILEREVVRLFIANARPRDYQTLEQHIKFERTALRQSTMGTVREKLLGDFHVALAEATGNHTLAEMVRELVARSSLIAMLYHSSNDPHCSSDEHSDFLRLCRKGDVEAAVTCMIEHLERIEASLELGTEKPDRQLDLVKALLA is encoded by the coding sequence ATGCCCCGCGCCAGTTCCAAACCATCCGCCTCCTCCGCCGCCCCCGTTGCCGCACCGGCCGAGAACGGCGCGGCGCCGGCCGACAAGAACAGTTCCATCGAAAGCATCGCCAACGACATCGCCACCGCGATCGTCGAGAAGCGCCTGCCGCCCGGCACCTGGCTGCGCGAAGAAGCGCTGGGCCGCGTCTATTCGGTGAGCCGCACCAAGGTGCGCGCGGCGCTGCTGATGCTGTCGAAGGACAAGCTCATCGAGATGATTCCCGACAAGGGCGCCTTCGTCTGCCAGCCCACGGTCGACGAGGCACGCGAGGTGTTCGCCGTGCGCCGCATCCTCGAGCGCGAGGTGGTGCGCCTGTTCATCGCCAATGCGCGGCCACGCGACTACCAGACGCTCGAGCAGCACATCAAGTTCGAACGCACCGCGCTGCGCCAGAGCACCATGGGCACGGTGCGCGAGAAATTGCTGGGCGACTTTCACGTGGCGCTGGCGGAGGCCACCGGCAACCACACGCTGGCCGAGATGGTGCGCGAACTGGTGGCGCGCAGCTCGCTGATCGCCATGCTGTATCACTCGTCGAACGACCCGCACTGCTCGTCCGACGAGCACTCCGACTTCCTGCGCCTGTGCCGCAAGGGCGACGTGGAAGCGGCCGTGACCTGCATGATCGAACACCTCGAGCGCATCGAAGCGAGCCTCGAACTGGGCACCGAGAAGCCCGACCGCCAGCTCGACCTGGTGAAAGCGCTGCTGGCCTGA
- a CDS encoding ABC transporter ATP-binding protein, which produces MPLLEVNDLHIGLQTQRGPAEAVRGISFSLERGETLGIVGESGCGKSITVMSLMGLLPSTAKVTGSIKLDGQELVGLPEKQLCQLRGNRIGMIFQEPMTALNPVHTIARQVGEPLMLHRGFTKAQARKEALNLLDRVGIPDAASRLDAYPHQFSGGQRQRIGIAMALACGPDLLIADEPTTALDVTIQKQVLDLIQSLVKEMGMALILISHDLGVIASSVQRMLVMYGGSAVESGPTDAVFADRAHPYTRGLFAARPALGAVRAGRLPTIRGSVPELVDIPRGCGFAGRCDFTTDACHTTKPPVARQPNGHAVSCLHLDAVAAHATLAAA; this is translated from the coding sequence ATGCCCCTCCTCGAAGTCAACGACCTCCACATCGGCCTGCAGACGCAGCGCGGACCGGCCGAAGCCGTGCGCGGTATTTCCTTCTCGCTGGAGCGCGGCGAAACGCTGGGCATCGTCGGCGAATCGGGCTGCGGCAAGTCGATCACCGTGATGTCGCTCATGGGCCTGCTGCCGTCCACCGCCAAGGTCACCGGCAGCATCAAGCTCGACGGCCAGGAACTCGTCGGCCTGCCCGAGAAGCAGCTGTGCCAGCTGCGCGGCAACCGCATCGGCATGATCTTCCAGGAGCCGATGACGGCCCTGAACCCCGTGCACACCATCGCACGCCAGGTCGGCGAGCCGCTGATGCTGCACCGCGGCTTCACCAAGGCGCAGGCGCGCAAGGAAGCACTGAACCTGCTCGACCGCGTCGGCATTCCCGACGCCGCCTCGCGCCTCGATGCGTACCCGCACCAGTTCTCCGGCGGCCAACGCCAGCGCATCGGCATCGCCATGGCACTGGCCTGCGGGCCCGACCTGCTGATTGCCGACGAGCCCACCACCGCGCTCGACGTGACGATCCAGAAGCAGGTGCTCGACCTGATCCAGAGCCTGGTCAAGGAGATGGGCATGGCCTTGATCCTCATCTCGCACGACCTCGGCGTGATCGCCAGCAGCGTGCAGCGCATGCTCGTGATGTACGGCGGCAGCGCGGTGGAAAGCGGCCCGACCGACGCGGTCTTTGCCGACCGCGCCCACCCCTACACGCGCGGCCTGTTCGCGGCGCGCCCCGCGCTCGGCGCCGTGCGCGCGGGCCGGCTGCCCACCATCCGCGGCAGCGTGCCCGAGCTGGTCGACATTCCCCGGGGCTGCGGCTTCGCGGGCCGCTGCGACTTCACCACGGACGCCTGCCACACCACGAAGCCGCCGGTGGCCCGCCAACCCAACGGCCATGCGGTGAGCTGCCTGCATCTCGACGCCGTCGCCGCGCACGCCACGCTGGCCGCCGCATGA
- a CDS encoding ABC transporter permease, whose translation MGLFLLKRTLTLLGTLIGASVIVFLVLEILPGNAAQMLMGPDASPDAVAALATKLGLDQPAWTRYWHWIAGMLTGNLGDSYAYSSPVIDLILERLALTVPLAVMAMSLTVVIALLVGVTAAARHNKLGDVGLMSMAQVGIAIPNFWFAILLILVFSVQLQWFSAGGFEGWGEGIFAGLKSLLLPALSLAVVQAAILARITRSAVLEVMREDFVRTARAKGVSQRMVLWTHVLRNAMIPVITVMGMQFSELLAGTIVVENVFYLPGLGRLIFQAISNRDLIVVRNCVMLLAAMVVIVNFVVDVLYAVIDPRIKASDI comes from the coding sequence ATGGGCCTCTTCCTGCTCAAGCGCACCTTGACGCTCCTCGGCACGCTGATCGGCGCATCCGTCATCGTGTTCCTGGTGCTCGAAATTCTCCCGGGCAACGCAGCGCAGATGCTCATGGGCCCCGACGCCTCGCCCGACGCCGTCGCGGCCCTGGCCACCAAGCTCGGCCTGGACCAGCCCGCGTGGACCCGCTACTGGCACTGGATCGCCGGCATGCTCACCGGCAACCTCGGTGACAGCTACGCCTACAGCTCGCCCGTCATCGACCTGATCCTCGAACGTTTGGCCCTCACCGTGCCCCTGGCCGTGATGGCGATGAGCCTGACGGTCGTCATCGCATTGCTCGTGGGCGTGACGGCCGCCGCGCGCCACAACAAGCTCGGCGACGTCGGCCTCATGAGCATGGCGCAAGTCGGCATCGCCATTCCCAACTTCTGGTTCGCAATCCTGTTGATCCTCGTGTTCTCTGTGCAGCTGCAGTGGTTCTCCGCGGGCGGCTTCGAGGGCTGGGGTGAAGGCATCTTTGCGGGGCTCAAGTCGCTGCTGCTGCCAGCGCTTTCGCTCGCGGTGGTGCAGGCCGCCATCCTCGCGCGCATCACACGTTCGGCTGTGCTCGAGGTCATGCGCGAAGACTTCGTTCGCACAGCACGCGCCAAGGGCGTGTCGCAGCGCATGGTGCTGTGGACCCATGTGCTGCGCAACGCGATGATCCCGGTGATCACGGTCATGGGCATGCAGTTCTCGGAGCTGCTGGCCGGCACCATCGTGGTGGAGAACGTGTTCTACCTGCCGGGTCTGGGGCGTCTCATCTTCCAGGCCATCAGCAACCGCGACCTGATCGTGGTGCGCAACTGCGTGATGCTGCTCGCAGCCATGGTGGTCATCGTGAACTTCGTGGTCGACGTGCTGTACGCCGTGATCGACCCACGCATCAAGGCTAGCGACATATGA
- a CDS encoding alpha/beta hydrolase family protein has protein sequence MTNRLILKLSAAFATVLCIAAAPHASAARSLPAAKAAPSMAEFCNKGQAEYPDGVARMHPSFKFNICWWLEDAGIEARTFDDIAAALPEHTGPSQAVWQGTFNTPAQLHLERARAFEAQADNAAASAEYKKAAFYLRMNRLPKRVPTPDLQATERAHALLGKPLQRIAFKAGAKEFTGYFRAPPARPGRNEKLPVLVILGGLDNLKTEMIRHSDYFMGRGFATFIVENPDTGENPLAFRPESHVMFDAVADYIKTRSDLDTSRVAVYGWSMGGYLGTLGGLSNDFYKAVVNVGGPSDVSFGQAHCKVAPAWIVAPYTVFANMNPQTTPREAMCAYYEAFQLSRQLKNPTAVQLRKPILMVNGALEDLVSKDEPAALAALGFNVTQLVFGEDGHTAESNMSEHFEFTANWLMRRLKMGD, from the coding sequence ATGACAAACAGATTGATCCTGAAACTCTCGGCGGCCTTCGCGACTGTTCTTTGCATCGCGGCAGCGCCGCACGCATCCGCGGCCCGGAGCCTCCCGGCTGCCAAGGCCGCGCCCAGCATGGCCGAGTTCTGCAACAAGGGGCAGGCCGAGTATCCGGACGGCGTCGCTCGCATGCACCCTTCGTTCAAATTCAACATCTGCTGGTGGCTCGAGGATGCCGGCATCGAAGCACGCACCTTCGACGACATCGCCGCAGCGTTGCCGGAACACACCGGGCCGTCGCAGGCGGTCTGGCAGGGGACGTTCAACACGCCCGCCCAACTGCACCTGGAACGCGCCCGCGCATTCGAAGCACAAGCCGACAACGCCGCCGCATCGGCCGAGTACAAGAAGGCCGCTTTCTACCTGCGGATGAACCGGCTTCCCAAGCGTGTGCCCACGCCCGATCTGCAGGCGACCGAACGCGCCCATGCGCTGCTGGGAAAGCCGCTGCAACGCATCGCATTCAAGGCCGGCGCGAAAGAGTTCACCGGCTACTTCCGTGCGCCGCCCGCACGGCCGGGCCGCAACGAGAAGCTGCCGGTGCTGGTGATTCTTGGTGGCCTCGACAACCTGAAGACCGAGATGATCCGGCACAGCGATTACTTCATGGGTCGGGGCTTCGCCACCTTCATCGTGGAGAACCCGGACACCGGCGAGAACCCGCTGGCGTTCCGTCCGGAATCGCACGTGATGTTCGACGCCGTGGCGGACTACATCAAGACCCGCAGCGACCTGGACACGAGCCGGGTCGCCGTCTACGGCTGGAGCATGGGCGGCTACCTGGGAACGCTCGGCGGCTTGAGCAACGACTTCTACAAGGCCGTCGTCAATGTGGGCGGCCCCAGCGATGTGAGCTTTGGACAAGCGCATTGCAAGGTGGCGCCTGCCTGGATCGTCGCGCCCTACACCGTGTTCGCGAACATGAATCCGCAAACCACGCCGCGCGAAGCGATGTGCGCCTACTACGAAGCCTTCCAGCTCTCACGCCAGTTGAAGAACCCCACCGCGGTGCAGCTGCGCAAACCCATCCTCATGGTGAACGGCGCGCTCGAAGACCTTGTCTCCAAGGACGAGCCCGCCGCGCTTGCGGCGCTGGGCTTCAACGTGACGCAACTGGTCTTCGGGGAAGACGGCCACACGGCGGAATCGAACATGAGCGAGCACTTCGAGTTCACGGCGAACTGGCTCATGCGGCGACTGAAGATGGGAGACTGA
- a CDS encoding ATP-binding cassette domain-containing protein — translation MSTPMTSTPASSTPLLQVTDLVRHYALPREKLFGPPPTVKALNGVSFEVQAGKSLGIVGESGSGKSTIARLVMALDTPTSGSVALEGRNLHTLSKADLRTARRDFQMVFQDPYGSLDPRQTVARIVAEPLEALAETRRAEQRERAAEALAAVGLRTTDLDKYPHEFSGGQRQRIAIARALITRPKLIVADEPVSALDVSVQAQVLNLMQDLQQQFGISYLLISHDLAVVNHLCDDVCVVFKGQIVERGEPAELFAHAQHPYTRTLLSAVLHTPSR, via the coding sequence ATGAGCACCCCGATGACTTCGACGCCCGCTTCTTCCACCCCGCTGCTGCAGGTGACCGACCTCGTGCGGCACTACGCCTTGCCGCGCGAAAAGCTCTTCGGCCCGCCACCCACCGTGAAAGCGCTCAACGGCGTGAGCTTCGAGGTGCAGGCCGGCAAGAGCCTGGGCATCGTCGGGGAATCGGGCTCTGGCAAGTCGACCATCGCGCGCCTTGTGATGGCATTGGACACGCCGACCTCGGGCAGCGTCGCGCTCGAAGGCCGCAACCTGCACACGCTCTCGAAGGCCGACCTGCGCACGGCGCGGCGCGACTTCCAGATGGTCTTTCAAGACCCGTACGGCTCGCTCGATCCGCGCCAGACCGTCGCACGCATCGTCGCCGAACCGCTCGAAGCACTGGCCGAAACGCGACGTGCCGAGCAGCGCGAACGCGCCGCCGAAGCGCTCGCCGCCGTCGGCCTGCGCACCACCGACCTCGACAAGTACCCGCACGAGTTCTCTGGCGGACAGCGCCAGCGCATCGCGATTGCGCGCGCCCTCATCACGCGCCCCAAGCTCATCGTCGCCGACGAGCCCGTGAGCGCGCTCGACGTGTCCGTGCAGGCCCAGGTGCTCAACCTCATGCAGGACCTGCAGCAGCAGTTCGGCATCAGCTACCTGCTCATCAGCCACGACCTCGCCGTGGTCAACCACCTGTGCGACGACGTGTGCGTGGTGTTCAAGGGCCAGATCGTGGAACGTGGCGAGCCCGCCGAACTTTTTGCCCATGCGCAACACCCATACACACGCACCTTGCTGTCGGCCGTGCTGCACACGCCGTCCCGATAG
- a CDS encoding ABC transporter permease, whose amino-acid sequence MSAILSPVAPASAAPLAPGFWRRAVKHRSFVIGGVFALLLLLAALISFVWTPWSPYAMDMANKMQGPSATHWLGTDAFGRDVASLLLVGARASILVGVIAVGIGLVVGTALGLLAAARRGWVEEAVMRLSDFTLAFPAILSAIMMTAVFGAGIVNAIVAIGIYNIPTFARITRASANAIWSREYVAAARACGKGSFAITMQHVLPNISAVLIVQITIRFAIAILAEAALSYLGLGTQPPQPSWGRMLSEAQTLMFQQPLLAVFPGMAIAFAVLGLNLLGDGLRDLLDPRLARAR is encoded by the coding sequence ATGAGCGCCATCCTCTCTCCCGTGGCACCCGCTTCTGCTGCGCCCCTCGCGCCTGGCTTCTGGCGCCGCGCGGTCAAGCACCGCAGCTTCGTCATCGGCGGTGTGTTCGCGCTGCTGCTGTTGCTGGCCGCCTTGATCTCCTTCGTCTGGACGCCCTGGTCGCCCTACGCGATGGACATGGCGAACAAGATGCAGGGCCCTTCAGCGACGCACTGGCTCGGCACCGATGCCTTCGGTCGCGACGTGGCCTCGCTGCTGCTGGTGGGTGCGCGTGCGTCCATCCTCGTCGGCGTGATCGCTGTGGGCATCGGCCTCGTGGTCGGCACGGCGCTGGGCCTGCTCGCTGCTGCGAGGCGCGGCTGGGTCGAAGAAGCCGTGATGCGCCTGTCGGACTTCACGCTGGCCTTCCCCGCCATCCTCTCGGCCATCATGATGACCGCCGTGTTCGGCGCCGGTATCGTCAACGCCATCGTCGCGATCGGCATCTACAACATCCCGACCTTCGCGCGCATCACGCGCGCCTCGGCCAACGCCATCTGGTCGCGCGAGTACGTCGCCGCCGCACGCGCCTGCGGTAAGGGATCGTTCGCGATCACCATGCAGCACGTGCTGCCCAACATCTCCGCCGTGCTGATCGTGCAGATCACCATCCGCTTCGCCATCGCCATCCTGGCGGAAGCGGCGCTGTCGTATCTCGGCCTCGGCACGCAGCCGCCTCAACCGTCATGGGGCCGCATGCTCAGCGAAGCCCAGACCCTCATGTTTCAGCAACCCCTGCTGGCCGTCTTCCCGGGCATGGCCATCGCCTTCGCGGTGCTCGGCCTCAACCTGCTGGGCGACGGTCTGCGCGACCTGCTCGATCCGCGCCTGGCACGCGCAAGGTAG